In the genome of Pseudarthrobacter sp. IC2-21, one region contains:
- a CDS encoding MmcQ/YjbR family DNA-binding protein, which produces MDAAALREICLSFPGAFEDFPFGPETSVFKVRAAVSGGARHEAKMFAASALDARDLSVSLKCEPALAEQLRAAHPEITGAWHMNKTHWNGVRLDGALPDAMVRDMVEDSYDLVVATLSRKQQEQLGWARLSASASGPTRPGERA; this is translated from the coding sequence ATGGATGCTGCTGCACTCCGGGAGATCTGCCTGAGTTTCCCCGGCGCCTTCGAGGACTTTCCCTTTGGCCCGGAGACTTCCGTGTTCAAAGTGCGCGCCGCAGTCTCGGGGGGAGCCCGGCACGAAGCGAAAATGTTTGCAGCGTCCGCCCTGGATGCCCGGGACCTGTCGGTAAGCCTGAAATGTGAACCCGCCCTGGCGGAGCAGCTGCGCGCCGCGCACCCCGAAATCACCGGTGCCTGGCACATGAACAAGACACACTGGAACGGGGTGCGGCTGGACGGAGCGCTCCCGGATGCCATGGTCCGTGACATGGTGGAGGATTCCTATGACCTGGTGGTGGCCACGCTAAGCCGCAAGCAGCAGGAACAGCTCGGATGGGCCCGGCTCTCCGCCTCCGCTTCGGGCCCCACTCGGCCGGGAGAACGGGCATGA
- a CDS encoding DUF1990 family protein, with translation MTEKRLVGGRLDYPGVGATENGRPPAGYPSQMSQVYLGDGPELYRRVAQGILSWELQRRSGLRVRAESSVVRPGTRVVSGFGVGPFRVNAPCEVVWVRRPGPGDGPQSAGFGYGTLPGHPARGEEAFEVEMDATGQVFLKITAFSKPANWFYRAGGVVTRAAQRYVTSRYVEGARQLAAGES, from the coding sequence ATGACGGAGAAGCGCCTGGTGGGCGGCCGGCTCGACTACCCCGGTGTCGGCGCGACGGAAAACGGCCGGCCGCCGGCCGGGTACCCGTCCCAGATGTCCCAGGTCTACCTTGGTGACGGACCGGAGCTCTACCGCCGCGTGGCGCAGGGAATCCTGAGCTGGGAACTGCAGCGCAGGTCCGGGCTGCGGGTTAGGGCGGAGTCCAGCGTTGTCCGGCCGGGAACACGTGTGGTGAGCGGTTTCGGCGTCGGGCCTTTCCGCGTCAACGCGCCCTGTGAAGTGGTGTGGGTCCGGCGGCCGGGACCCGGTGACGGGCCGCAGTCTGCGGGTTTCGGGTACGGGACACTTCCGGGCCACCCTGCCCGCGGCGAGGAGGCCTTCGAAGTGGAGATGGACGCCACCGGACAGGTGTTTTTGAAGATCACGGCCTTCAGCAAACCGGCCAACTGGTTCTACCGGGCAGGCGGGGTGGTCACCCGGGCGGCGCAGAGGTACGTCACTTCGCGATACGTTGAAGGGGCACGCCAACTCGCCGCAGGTGAAAGCTGA
- the purQ gene encoding phosphoribosylformylglycinamidine synthase subunit PurQ yields MSELPLIGEAAAVDPDARRLAGARIGVVTFPGTLDDRDAARAVRLAGGTAVPLWHADTTLGDVDAVVIPGGFSYGDYLRAGAIARFAPLMSKIIDAANSDAKLPVLGICNGFQILTESHLLPGSMIKNDHLKFLCRDQVLRVENSNTAWTLDYEAGQEITVPLKNQDGQYIADEKTLDALEAEGRVAFRYVGFNPNGSRRDIAGISNAAGNVVGLMPHPEHATEVGFGPESLDGIGGTDTDGLGFFTSVLNKIVGGAK; encoded by the coding sequence ATGAGTGAACTTCCCCTGATCGGCGAGGCGGCCGCCGTCGACCCCGATGCCCGCAGGCTCGCCGGGGCCCGGATCGGTGTTGTCACCTTCCCCGGCACCCTTGACGACCGCGACGCCGCCCGTGCAGTCCGGCTTGCCGGTGGCACCGCGGTGCCGCTCTGGCATGCAGACACCACGTTGGGCGACGTTGACGCCGTGGTGATTCCCGGCGGTTTCTCCTACGGTGATTACCTCCGCGCCGGCGCCATCGCCCGTTTCGCGCCGCTGATGTCCAAGATCATCGACGCGGCCAACTCCGACGCCAAGCTGCCCGTCCTGGGCATCTGCAACGGCTTCCAGATCCTAACCGAGTCGCACCTGCTGCCCGGCTCCATGATCAAGAACGACCACCTGAAGTTCCTGTGCCGCGACCAGGTCCTGCGCGTGGAGAACAGCAACACCGCGTGGACCCTCGACTACGAGGCCGGCCAGGAAATCACGGTGCCGCTGAAGAACCAGGACGGCCAGTACATCGCCGACGAAAAGACCCTGGACGCCCTCGAGGCTGAGGGCCGCGTGGCCTTCCGGTACGTCGGCTTCAACCCGAACGGCTCGCGCCGCGACATTGCCGGCATCTCCAACGCCGCCGGCAACGTGGTGGGCCTCATGCCCCACCCGGAACACGCTACCGAGGTTGGCTTCGGCCCGGAATCGCTGGATGGGATCGGCGGCACGGACACCGACGGCCTCGGCTTCTTCACGTCCGTCCTGAACAAGATTGTGGGAGGCGCCAAGTGA
- the purL gene encoding phosphoribosylformylglycinamidine synthase subunit PurL, translating to MTTETTKKFNIDTVENAAKTPDTELPWAELGLKQNEFDEVVKVLGRRPTGAELAMYSVMWSEHCSYKSSKNHLRQFGDKVTEEMKKDMLVGIGENAGVTNLGDGWAVTFKIESHNSPSFVEPYQGAATGIGGIVRDIISMGARPVAVMDPLRFGAIDHPDTARVMHGAVAGIGGYGNSLGLPNIGGEMVFDPIYQGNPLVNALAVGVMRHEDIRLANASGKGNKVVLFGARTGGDGIGGASVLASESFDDTKPSKRPAVQVGDPFAEKVLIECCLELFKGSLVEGIQDLGAAGISCATSELASNGDGGMQVELTSVLLRDPTLTPGEILMSESQERMMAVVTPENIKAFEAVMDKWAVEYSWLGEVTDTGRLIITWDGVVIVDVDPRTVAHDGPVYDRPYARPSWQDSVQADSFTGSVQDAGRPAAPAELAAAVTELIASPNMCSKAWITNQYDRYVGGNTAMAFPDDAGVVRVDEETGLGVALATDANGRYTYLDPYHGAQLALAEAYRNVATSGAVPMAVSDCLNFGSPEDPDVMWQLAEAIRGLSDACMELGIPVTGGNVSLYNQTGTIPIHPSPVVAVLGKLDDVARRTPSGWREDGMAIYLLGTTGAELDGSEWANMRGHLGGQPPKVDLAAERALGEILINASRDGMVDSAHDLSEGGLAAALVESSLRYGVGARIALQDVMDRDGVDLFTALFSESQGRAIVGVPRSEEVRFQDMCTARGFAHLRIGVVDAASGQLEINGVDTLSLDALREAHEGTLPKYFG from the coding sequence GTGACCACGGAAACCACCAAGAAGTTCAACATCGACACCGTCGAGAACGCCGCCAAGACCCCGGACACCGAACTGCCCTGGGCCGAACTGGGCCTGAAGCAGAACGAGTTCGACGAGGTAGTCAAGGTCCTGGGCCGCCGCCCCACCGGCGCCGAACTGGCCATGTACTCCGTCATGTGGAGCGAGCACTGCTCCTACAAATCCTCCAAGAACCACCTGCGCCAGTTCGGCGACAAGGTGACCGAGGAAATGAAGAAGGACATGCTGGTGGGCATCGGCGAAAACGCCGGTGTGACCAACCTCGGGGACGGCTGGGCCGTAACCTTCAAGATCGAGTCCCACAACTCGCCGTCGTTCGTGGAGCCCTATCAGGGTGCTGCCACGGGCATCGGCGGCATTGTCCGCGACATCATCTCCATGGGCGCCCGCCCCGTGGCCGTCATGGATCCGCTGCGGTTTGGCGCCATCGACCACCCGGATACCGCCCGCGTGATGCACGGCGCAGTGGCCGGCATTGGAGGCTACGGCAACTCGCTGGGCCTGCCGAACATCGGCGGCGAAATGGTGTTCGACCCCATCTACCAGGGCAACCCGCTGGTTAACGCCCTCGCTGTTGGCGTCATGCGCCACGAGGACATCCGCCTCGCCAACGCTTCGGGCAAGGGCAACAAGGTGGTCCTGTTCGGTGCACGCACCGGCGGCGACGGCATTGGCGGCGCGTCCGTGCTGGCCTCGGAGTCCTTCGATGACACCAAGCCCTCCAAGCGCCCCGCAGTGCAGGTGGGCGACCCCTTCGCGGAGAAGGTCCTCATCGAGTGCTGCCTGGAACTGTTCAAGGGCTCACTGGTTGAAGGCATCCAGGACCTCGGCGCGGCAGGCATTTCCTGCGCCACGTCCGAGCTGGCATCGAACGGCGACGGCGGCATGCAGGTTGAGCTGACCTCCGTCCTGTTGCGCGATCCCACCCTGACCCCGGGCGAGATCCTGATGTCCGAGTCGCAGGAACGCATGATGGCCGTGGTCACCCCGGAAAACATCAAAGCCTTCGAAGCCGTGATGGACAAGTGGGCCGTGGAGTACTCCTGGCTCGGCGAAGTCACCGACACAGGCCGCCTGATCATCACCTGGGACGGCGTGGTCATCGTGGACGTTGACCCGCGCACCGTGGCACACGACGGCCCGGTCTACGACCGCCCGTATGCCCGCCCCTCATGGCAGGACTCGGTCCAGGCCGATTCCTTCACCGGTTCCGTACAGGACGCCGGCCGTCCCGCCGCCCCCGCGGAACTGGCTGCCGCTGTCACCGAGCTCATCGCCTCGCCGAACATGTGCTCCAAGGCCTGGATCACCAACCAGTACGACCGCTACGTGGGCGGCAACACCGCCATGGCGTTCCCGGACGATGCCGGCGTGGTCCGTGTTGATGAGGAAACCGGCCTGGGCGTCGCCCTGGCCACCGACGCCAACGGCCGCTACACCTACCTTGACCCGTACCACGGCGCACAGCTGGCCCTGGCCGAGGCCTACCGCAACGTGGCCACCTCCGGCGCCGTGCCGATGGCAGTCAGCGACTGCCTGAACTTCGGCTCCCCCGAGGACCCGGACGTGATGTGGCAGCTCGCCGAAGCCATCCGCGGCCTGTCGGACGCCTGCATGGAACTGGGCATCCCGGTCACCGGCGGCAACGTCTCGCTGTACAACCAGACAGGCACCATCCCCATCCACCCCTCCCCCGTGGTGGCGGTACTGGGCAAGCTCGACGACGTTGCCCGCCGCACGCCGTCGGGCTGGCGGGAGGATGGCATGGCCATCTACCTGCTGGGTACCACGGGCGCCGAGCTGGACGGTTCCGAATGGGCCAACATGCGCGGCCACCTCGGCGGACAGCCGCCCAAGGTTGACCTCGCCGCCGAGCGCGCACTGGGCGAGATCCTGATCAACGCCTCCCGCGACGGCATGGTGGACTCCGCACACGACCTCTCCGAAGGCGGCCTCGCGGCAGCCCTCGTGGAGTCCTCGCTGCGCTACGGCGTGGGTGCCCGGATTGCCCTGCAGGACGTCATGGACCGCGACGGCGTCGACCTGTTCACCGCGCTGTTCTCCGAGTCCCAGGGCCGCGCCATTGTAGGCGTGCCCCGCTCCGAGGAAGTCCGCTTCCAGGACATGTGCACCGCCCGCGGCTTCGCCCACCTCCGCATCGGTGTGGTGGACGCGGCAAGCGGCCAGCTGGAGATCAACGGCGTCGACACCCTGTCGCTGGATGCCCTCCGCGAGGCGCACGAAGGGACCCTGCCGAAGTACTTCGGCTAG
- a CDS encoding acyl-CoA dehydrogenase family protein, with protein sequence MTYAPEAVAPAEAGSGEAGYEKLAGRFRPVFARIAEGALAREQDRVLPFEQVRWLNDAGFGRLRVPAEHGGDGIGFEPFFRLLIELAEADSSVAHLYRSHFAFVETVGLEPADFQNRWYPRVVAGEIFGNAATEQSGNVLGATGTSLTREGENWLLNGKKFYTTGTIFAEWIAVTASTEGIEGRQYAVVSTTQPGVEILDDWDGFGQQLTGTGTTIFRDAVVPAANIVQRSVSTTHEPAFFQLVLLAVLAGIGRAALADARALVRDRKRTFNTGSGELFRHDPLILQLVGHLSAKAFAAESVVLAAARELDAAADPVLHLTPVQRYVRGDVAVEKAQLLVPELVQAAAQQLFDVTGASSTSKAKSLDRHWRNARTVSTHNPAVFKARIVGDYEVNGTIPEGLHSIGDVPTRR encoded by the coding sequence ATGACGTACGCACCGGAGGCCGTAGCGCCCGCGGAGGCAGGATCGGGCGAAGCCGGCTACGAGAAGCTGGCGGGCCGGTTCAGGCCCGTCTTTGCGCGGATAGCCGAAGGGGCGCTGGCCCGGGAACAGGACCGCGTCCTGCCGTTCGAGCAGGTCCGCTGGCTGAACGATGCCGGTTTCGGACGCTTGCGCGTTCCCGCGGAGCACGGCGGTGACGGGATTGGCTTCGAACCGTTCTTCCGCCTGCTCATCGAACTGGCGGAAGCTGATTCGTCCGTGGCACACCTCTACCGGTCACACTTCGCCTTCGTGGAAACGGTGGGATTGGAGCCCGCGGACTTCCAGAACCGCTGGTATCCGCGGGTGGTGGCCGGGGAGATCTTCGGGAACGCGGCCACTGAGCAGTCCGGGAACGTCCTTGGCGCCACCGGCACCAGCCTGACCCGGGAGGGTGAGAACTGGCTGCTGAACGGCAAAAAGTTCTACACCACCGGCACCATCTTCGCCGAGTGGATTGCGGTCACCGCCAGCACTGAGGGCATCGAAGGCCGCCAGTACGCCGTGGTGAGCACCACCCAGCCGGGCGTGGAAATCCTCGACGACTGGGACGGCTTCGGCCAGCAACTGACGGGGACGGGCACCACCATCTTCCGCGACGCCGTCGTGCCCGCCGCAAACATTGTTCAGCGTTCGGTGTCCACAACTCACGAACCCGCGTTCTTCCAGCTGGTCCTGCTCGCGGTCCTTGCGGGCATTGGCCGGGCGGCGCTGGCTGATGCGCGGGCGCTGGTCCGCGACCGGAAGCGCACCTTCAACACCGGGTCCGGCGAACTGTTCCGGCACGACCCGCTGATCCTGCAGCTGGTGGGCCATCTTTCGGCCAAGGCCTTCGCGGCCGAGTCCGTGGTGCTGGCCGCTGCCCGGGAGCTTGACGCCGCCGCGGATCCGGTGCTGCACCTCACCCCGGTACAGCGCTACGTCCGGGGCGACGTAGCGGTGGAAAAGGCCCAGCTGCTGGTTCCCGAGCTGGTGCAGGCGGCCGCCCAGCAGCTTTTCGACGTCACCGGAGCCTCGTCCACGTCCAAAGCGAAGTCCCTGGACCGGCACTGGCGGAATGCCCGCACCGTCTCCACGCACAACCCGGCGGTGTTCAAAGCCAGGATTGTGGGCGACTACGAGGTCAACGGCACCATCCCGGAAGGACTGCACAGCATCGGGGATGTGCCCACCCGACGCTAG
- a CDS encoding putative quinol monooxygenase — translation MIFIVVKFKVKPDWSERWLGLVDSFTKATREEPGNLWFDWSRSVDDPNEFVLVEAFKDDAAEDHVNSAHFKQAMADMPQALAETPRIISRQLDGDGWDRMGELTI, via the coding sequence ATGATCTTCATTGTGGTCAAATTCAAGGTAAAGCCCGACTGGTCCGAGCGCTGGCTCGGCCTCGTGGACAGCTTCACCAAAGCGACCCGGGAGGAGCCAGGCAACCTCTGGTTCGACTGGTCCCGCAGCGTGGATGACCCCAACGAGTTTGTCCTGGTGGAAGCCTTCAAGGACGACGCCGCAGAGGACCACGTCAACAGCGCGCACTTCAAGCAGGCCATGGCGGACATGCCGCAGGCCCTGGCGGAAACACCCCGAATCATCAGCCGCCAACTCGACGGCGACGGCTGGGACCGGATGGGCGAACTCACCATCTAA
- a CDS encoding DUF503 domain-containing protein, whose amino-acid sequence MWIGWIEFDILLGDVQSLKEKRSVIRPLLAEVKRRFDVSVAEVGDHDQYRRSQLGAGLVAADRTHLVEVLTAVERFVAARPEIELLSARQRELHSED is encoded by the coding sequence ATGTGGATCGGCTGGATTGAATTCGACATTCTCCTGGGCGATGTCCAGAGCCTGAAAGAAAAGCGCTCCGTCATCAGGCCTCTGCTCGCCGAGGTCAAGCGCCGCTTTGATGTGTCGGTGGCCGAGGTGGGGGACCACGATCAGTACCGGCGCTCGCAGCTTGGCGCGGGCCTGGTGGCAGCTGACCGGACGCACCTCGTGGAGGTGCTCACCGCCGTCGAACGCTTTGTGGCTGCGAGGCCGGAAATCGAGCTGCTCAGCGCCCGGCAGCGGGAGCTCCACAGCGAGGACTGA
- a CDS encoding MetQ/NlpA family ABC transporter substrate-binding protein, with amino-acid sequence MQRRSFLKYALAGAGAVSVSALTGCGLVNPGGASAAGDGKTIKIIVTESAPYQEPTKIAQKLLAAKGWTLEPTYVTDIIQPNLAVANGEFDANFFQHNAYLRQFNQDKGLENVGLFYVYSAPGGIWSDKYKSLAELPDGAKIGIPVDPANNGRALFMLRDAGLLELSEATVIHTSQKNITANPKKLQFVEVDQQSLAKTLPDVDAGFLVARMAADAKHTRADALAFESDADQVPFRIVVAGRKDFAGSEKASALREAFQSPEVKAWFASYQNGILPTPWDQDPAADITKL; translated from the coding sequence ATGCAGCGTAGAAGTTTCCTCAAGTATGCCCTCGCAGGCGCCGGTGCAGTCTCGGTTTCGGCCCTCACGGGCTGCGGCCTTGTCAACCCGGGCGGCGCCAGCGCGGCCGGCGACGGCAAGACCATCAAGATCATCGTGACCGAGTCGGCTCCGTACCAGGAACCCACCAAGATTGCCCAGAAGCTCCTCGCAGCCAAGGGCTGGACCCTGGAACCCACGTACGTCACGGACATCATCCAGCCCAACCTTGCCGTGGCCAACGGCGAGTTCGATGCCAACTTCTTCCAGCACAACGCCTACCTGAGGCAGTTCAACCAGGACAAGGGCCTGGAGAACGTGGGCCTGTTCTACGTCTACAGCGCCCCGGGCGGCATTTGGTCTGACAAGTACAAGTCCCTCGCCGAGCTTCCGGACGGCGCCAAGATCGGGATTCCCGTGGACCCGGCCAACAACGGCCGCGCCCTGTTTATGCTCCGCGACGCCGGCCTGCTGGAACTCTCGGAGGCCACGGTGATCCACACCTCGCAGAAGAACATCACTGCCAACCCGAAGAAGCTGCAGTTCGTGGAGGTGGACCAGCAGTCCCTTGCCAAGACCCTGCCTGATGTCGACGCCGGATTCCTCGTGGCCCGCATGGCGGCCGACGCCAAGCACACCAGGGCGGATGCGCTCGCTTTCGAATCCGACGCAGACCAGGTTCCGTTCCGGATCGTCGTCGCAGGCCGGAAGGACTTCGCCGGTTCGGAGAAGGCATCCGCCCTTAGGGAAGCGTTCCAGTCGCCCGAGGTCAAGGCCTGGTTCGCCAGCTACCAGAACGGGATACTTCCCACTCCGTGGGACCAGGATCCGGCCGCTGACATTACCAAGCTCTAA
- the purS gene encoding phosphoribosylformylglycinamidine synthase subunit PurS, with translation MPRIVVDVMPKPEILDPQGKAIVGALPRLGFTGFSSVRQGKRFELTVDGEVTDAILAQAREAAETLLSNPVIEDVVNVEVVEA, from the coding sequence ATGCCCCGGATCGTTGTTGACGTCATGCCCAAGCCCGAGATTCTGGACCCGCAGGGGAAGGCCATCGTGGGTGCACTCCCCCGGCTGGGTTTCACCGGCTTTAGCTCTGTCCGTCAGGGCAAGCGCTTTGAACTGACGGTTGACGGCGAGGTGACGGACGCAATCCTGGCCCAGGCCCGCGAAGCGGCCGAGACCCTGTTGTCCAACCCCGTGATCGAAGACGTGGTCAACGTCGAGGTCGTCGAGGCCTGA